In Nitrosarchaeum koreense MY1, one genomic interval encodes:
- a CDS encoding branched-chain amino acid transaminase: MSLPISKYVWFDGKFTTLDKAKVPITTHAIHYGTSVFEGIRAYWNENNLFIFRLDEHVKRFRKSGQFYNISLNFSDQAISNAIIGICEKNKIKKSCYIRPFYFVGDYGINLHVTEKAPTNVAIFTFPFGDLFSKNGITAGVGSWRKFSDMSNPPQAKMGGNYLNSIIATQEAKRSGYDEAILLDHNGNVSEAPGENIFIVREEQLITPPLSSSALNGITRDAIIKIAKNLNIDVTETEISRSELVISDEIFLTGTAAEITPIISMNGKKIGDGKPGHITKKMMKEYTDIVMNKNQNYSDWLTAVY, encoded by the coding sequence GTGAGTCTTCCTATTTCAAAATATGTTTGGTTTGATGGAAAATTTACAACTTTAGATAAAGCCAAAGTTCCAATTACAACTCATGCAATTCATTATGGAACTTCTGTTTTTGAAGGAATTCGAGCATATTGGAATGAAAATAATCTTTTTATTTTTAGGTTAGATGAACATGTAAAGCGATTTAGAAAATCAGGCCAATTTTATAATATTTCACTTAATTTTTCAGATCAAGCCATTAGCAATGCAATAATTGGAATTTGTGAAAAAAATAAAATAAAAAAATCCTGCTATATTAGACCATTTTATTTTGTAGGAGATTATGGAATAAATTTGCACGTTACAGAAAAAGCACCAACTAATGTTGCAATTTTTACTTTCCCATTTGGAGATTTATTTAGCAAAAATGGAATTACTGCAGGAGTGGGATCATGGAGAAAATTCTCAGACATGTCAAATCCACCACAAGCCAAAATGGGAGGAAACTATCTTAATTCAATAATAGCAACACAAGAAGCTAAAAGAAGTGGATATGATGAAGCAATTCTATTGGATCATAATGGAAATGTAAGTGAAGCACCGGGAGAAAATATTTTCATTGTAAGAGAAGAACAATTAATCACACCACCATTATCATCATCAGCATTAAATGGAATCACACGTGATGCAATAATAAAAATCGCAAAGAATCTAAATATTGATGTGACAGAAACTGAAATATCTAGAAGTGAATTAGTAATTTCTGATGAAATTTTTCTTACCGGGACTGCAGCAGAGATCACACCTATAATTTCAATGAATGGTAAGAAAATTGGTGACGGTAAACCAGGACATATTACTAAAAAAATGATGAAAGAGTATACAGATATAGTAATGAACAAAAACCAAAACTACTCTGATTGGTTAACTGCGGTGTATTAG
- a CDS encoding metal-sulfur cluster assembly factor, producing MSLDIKQLRVKIFDELSKIVDPEINTSITDLELIDEVDINSNNVKVDLHLTSPFCPAVFGFKICQDIHDNLLKVDGIDDVKVNVSNHFMAEQINNQVNNSPNPKKKI from the coding sequence ATGAGTCTAGATATCAAACAACTTAGAGTGAAAATTTTTGATGAGCTATCAAAGATTGTAGATCCTGAAATCAATACATCAATTACCGATTTAGAATTAATCGATGAAGTCGATATCAATAGTAATAACGTGAAAGTAGATTTGCATCTAACTAGTCCATTTTGTCCAGCAGTTTTTGGATTTAAAATCTGTCAAGATATACATGATAATCTTTTGAAGGTAGATGGAATTGATGATGTTAAAGTAAATGTCTCAAATCACTTTATGGCAGAACAGATTAACAATCAGGTAAATAATAGTCCTAATCCCAAAAAGAAGATTTAG
- the argH gene encoding argininosuccinate lyase, with the protein MYRSRLSTDLSDLTLEYVSSIKDDYQIALYDILGSQAHTLMLYEKQIITKNDTKKILSALESLKNEKFDNLTEAEDIHELIETLVIKKAGITSGGKMHTARSRNDQVSLDIRMKIRDDINIICNCLLDTIEALVSLAKNHQKTIMPLYTHLQQAQAGLFSHYLIAQADVLFRDFDRLYVAFNHVNQSPLGAGPVGGTSIEIDRHSTAKMLGFDSVLENSLDATSTRDFVAEYVSMIAILMTNLSRISEDFVIWSTSEFSFIELADEFTSPSSVMPQKKNPDILELTRGKTAEVIGNLTAILTTIKGLASGYGRDLQQIKSSIWSTSKISINALLILKSILLTLHVNEKEMKKAAESSYLVALDIAEKLVRNGIPFRTTHKIAGGLVQLAHQYNKSLNKLTVKEISKIAHDAKVTPNLIMKIIESTTITSSLKERKSFGSSGYDEQKRMIEDRVKKINSYRINATKRYNDITKAFDDLSGKVTELIK; encoded by the coding sequence ATGTATCGTTCTCGTCTTAGTACAGATTTGAGTGATCTTACTTTAGAATATGTTTCATCAATTAAAGATGATTACCAAATAGCACTTTATGATATTCTGGGAAGTCAAGCTCATACACTAATGTTATATGAAAAACAAATTATTACAAAAAATGATACAAAAAAAATTCTTTCAGCATTAGAATCTCTAAAAAATGAAAAATTTGATAATTTGACTGAAGCCGAAGATATTCATGAATTAATTGAAACACTAGTTATCAAAAAAGCAGGAATTACAAGTGGTGGAAAAATGCATACTGCACGTTCCCGAAATGATCAGGTTTCTTTAGATATTAGAATGAAAATTCGTGATGATATTAACATTATTTGTAATTGTTTACTTGATACTATTGAAGCACTTGTATCTCTAGCAAAAAATCACCAAAAAACAATAATGCCTCTTTACACACATCTACAACAAGCTCAAGCTGGTTTATTTTCACATTATCTAATAGCTCAGGCCGATGTATTGTTTAGGGACTTTGATCGACTTTATGTTGCATTTAACCATGTTAATCAAAGTCCATTAGGTGCAGGACCTGTTGGAGGAACTAGTATTGAAATAGATCGACATAGCACTGCCAAAATGTTAGGATTTGACAGTGTTTTAGAAAATTCTCTAGATGCTACTAGCACACGTGATTTTGTTGCTGAATATGTTTCAATGATAGCAATACTGATGACTAATCTGAGTAGAATTTCTGAAGATTTTGTTATTTGGTCAACGTCTGAATTTTCCTTTATAGAACTTGCAGATGAATTCACATCTCCATCAAGTGTAATGCCTCAAAAGAAAAATCCCGATATATTAGAATTAACAAGAGGAAAAACCGCAGAAGTAATTGGAAATCTTACTGCAATCCTAACTACTATCAAAGGACTGGCTTCTGGATATGGACGTGATCTGCAACAAATTAAATCATCCATTTGGTCAACATCTAAAATTTCTATAAACGCATTATTGATTTTAAAATCTATTCTTCTTACATTACATGTTAATGAAAAAGAAATGAAAAAGGCAGCTGAATCTAGTTATCTTGTTGCCCTTGATATTGCAGAAAAATTAGTTCGGAATGGAATTCCGTTTCGAACAACTCATAAAATTGCAGGAGGCTTGGTACAATTAGCACATCAATACAACAAATCTTTGAATAAGCTCACTGTAAAAGAAATTTCAAAAATTGCACATGATGCTAAAGTCACTCCTAATCTTATAATGAAAATCATTGAATCCACAACAATTACATCTTCTCTAAAGGAAAGAAAGTCCTTTGGCTCTTCGGGATACGATGAGCAAAAGAGAATGATTGAAGATCGTGTGAAGAAAATTAATAGTTATAGAATTAATGCAACAAAACGATATAATGATATTACTAAGGCATTCGATGATCTCTCTGGCAAAGTTACTGAATTGATAAAATAG
- a CDS encoding succinate dehydrogenase, producing the protein MRESIIMKIHYGTALAAVALVAVHILMRLTQGFAESLEYESVIANYKFLPYAGMLEIILILLSIHGFNGLRVILLELKQGRKYEKAVSYGCVVAMIALIAYGSRTIIMVNTGMM; encoded by the coding sequence ATGAGAGAAAGTATTATTATGAAAATTCATTATGGAACTGCTCTAGCTGCCGTGGCATTAGTAGCAGTTCACATATTGATGCGTCTAACACAAGGATTTGCAGAATCTTTGGAATATGAAAGTGTAATTGCAAACTACAAATTCTTACCATATGCGGGTATGCTTGAAATCATCTTAATCCTACTATCTATTCACGGTTTTAATGGGTTAAGAGTAATTCTACTAGAATTGAAGCAAGGAAGAAAATATGAAAAGGCAGTTTCATATGGATGTGTTGTTGCTATGATTGCATTAATTGCATATGGTTCACGAACAATAATAATGGTTAATACGGGGATGATGTAG
- a CDS encoding FAD-binding oxidoreductase has translation MVVDNKATITYVQLLKEDLVIIRLVPKDGPVPDYQAGQFITLGLPNPVEGGKIVRRAYSIASHPENKKYVELVIRWVRKPLPGRLTTQLFNAKEGDEILWLKPTGRALLINETLPNGEKDNRRIICIGGGTGLAPFVSFAQHLHAIGDKREIIVLHGASYVDELSYKELLTDLENESIAKGKDQWNFKYRAAISRPQEWFNRSWAGQVGRVETFLRPRDNGISPLEELIEDKITKENTMFYVCGWQGTIDGVMDFLKPKGFVTEHDKRADGSFEVKYESYG, from the coding sequence ATGGTAGTAGATAACAAAGCAACCATCACCTATGTTCAGTTACTTAAGGAAGACCTTGTAATTATTAGATTAGTACCAAAAGATGGACCTGTTCCAGATTATCAGGCAGGTCAGTTTATCACATTAGGTTTACCAAATCCTGTAGAAGGTGGAAAAATTGTTAGAAGAGCATATTCAATTGCGTCACATCCTGAAAATAAAAAGTATGTAGAGCTTGTAATTAGATGGGTAAGAAAACCACTTCCAGGTAGATTAACCACACAGTTATTCAATGCCAAAGAAGGTGATGAAATTTTATGGTTAAAGCCTACAGGTAGAGCACTTTTGATAAATGAAACACTGCCAAACGGAGAAAAAGACAATAGAAGAATTATTTGTATAGGAGGAGGAACAGGTCTAGCACCATTTGTAAGTTTTGCTCAGCACCTACATGCTATTGGAGATAAAAGAGAAATAATTGTTTTACATGGTGCAAGTTATGTTGATGAGCTAAGCTACAAAGAATTGCTAACAGATTTAGAAAATGAAAGTATAGCAAAAGGAAAAGATCAATGGAATTTTAAATATAGAGCAGCTATAAGTAGACCACAAGAATGGTTTAACAGATCATGGGCAGGTCAAGTTGGAAGGGTTGAAACATTTCTTAGACCAAGAGATAATGGAATTTCACCATTAGAAGAATTGATTGAAGATAAAATTACAAAAGAAAATACAATGTTTTATGTCTGTGGTTGGCAAGGAACAATTGACGGCGTAATGGATTTCCTAAAACCAAAAGGATTTGTTACAGAACATGATAAACGTGCAGATGGAAGCTTTGAAGTAAAGTACGAATCATACGGTTAA
- a CDS encoding DNA-binding protein, translating to MSNESRNTIFIGKKPLMAYVTSTLIQLANLPSVYIKARGLSIGRAVDVAQIIARKTENAGYSIGEIKIGSESLESQDGRTRNVSTIEIEVKRNG from the coding sequence ATGTCAAACGAATCCAGAAACACCATATTCATTGGTAAGAAACCATTGATGGCATATGTAACATCAACGCTAATTCAATTGGCAAACTTACCCTCCGTCTACATCAAAGCTAGAGGTCTAAGCATTGGTCGTGCTGTGGATGTAGCTCAAATCATTGCAAGAAAGACAGAAAATGCTGGATACTCTATTGGAGAAATAAAAATAGGCTCCGAATCATTAGAGTCACAAGACGGTAGAACCAGAAACGTTTCAACAATAGAAATTGAAGTAAAGAGAAACGGTTGA
- a CDS encoding succinate dehydrogenase/fumarate reductase flavoprotein subunit — protein MVESLEFDLIICGSGLAGLRAAIEAARKNSKIKIGIVSKLQVMRSHSVSAEGGTAAVLFEDEGDTIESHIYDTVKGSDFLADQDVAERLCVEMPKEIYQLDHWGMPWSRRKDGRIGQRNFGGYSFPRATYASDKVGFFEMQTLYDTCQKFENIEYLNEWFATSIIHDGKRFMGITAIELSSGTFYSIKGKALIIATGGAGRLYSFSTYALSSTPDGLDMALRAGMALKDMEFVQFHPTGILPSGILITEGARGEGGYLLNNKGERFMKKYAGEKMELAPRDIVSRAMMTEMSEGRGFKHETGVNCMKLDLRHLGDEKIKEKLGGIREISIKFSGLDPSTDILDVRPVCHYMMGGIHTDIDGATELQGVWAAGEAACNSVHGSNRLGANSTSECIVWGKITGSLAVDYIEKNNLTTSWPHHLVAAEEKRIYDGIFRGNGDANPYEVKQELTDIMNDKAYVFRNEKNLVEGLKKIRQLKEQTWKHVDDKANEYNTNFSNVMELDSMFRVAEIVLLGAINRKESRGAHARTDYPKRDDANFLHHTLAYYDPKEPIMKTHPVTITKYQPVERKY, from the coding sequence ATGGTCGAATCTCTTGAATTTGATTTGATAATCTGCGGGTCAGGATTGGCTGGTCTAAGAGCAGCTATAGAAGCAGCAAGGAAAAATTCAAAAATCAAAATTGGAATTGTTTCAAAACTCCAAGTTATGCGTTCTCATTCTGTATCTGCAGAAGGTGGAACAGCAGCTGTACTTTTTGAAGATGAAGGTGATACTATTGAATCTCATATTTATGATACAGTGAAAGGAAGTGATTTTCTTGCTGATCAAGACGTTGCTGAGAGACTTTGTGTGGAGATGCCAAAAGAAATTTATCAATTAGATCATTGGGGAATGCCTTGGTCTAGACGAAAAGATGGAAGAATAGGACAAAGAAATTTTGGTGGTTATAGTTTTCCAAGAGCTACATATGCGTCTGATAAAGTTGGTTTCTTTGAAATGCAAACTTTGTATGATACATGTCAAAAATTTGAAAATATTGAATATCTCAATGAATGGTTTGCAACATCAATTATTCATGATGGAAAACGATTTATGGGAATTACTGCAATTGAACTTTCATCTGGTACATTTTATTCAATTAAAGGTAAAGCTCTAATCATTGCAACTGGTGGAGCTGGAAGACTGTACAGTTTCTCAACTTATGCACTATCTTCAACTCCAGATGGTTTGGATATGGCATTACGTGCAGGCATGGCACTCAAAGACATGGAATTTGTTCAATTTCATCCAACTGGAATTTTGCCTTCAGGAATATTGATTACTGAAGGTGCAAGGGGCGAGGGAGGATATTTGTTAAATAACAAAGGTGAAAGATTTATGAAAAAATATGCTGGTGAAAAAATGGAATTAGCTCCACGTGATATTGTTTCAAGAGCTATGATGACAGAAATGAGTGAAGGACGTGGATTCAAACATGAAACTGGCGTTAATTGCATGAAACTTGATTTACGACATCTTGGAGATGAAAAAATTAAAGAAAAATTAGGTGGTATCAGAGAAATTTCTATTAAATTTTCAGGATTAGATCCTTCAACTGACATACTTGATGTTAGACCTGTATGTCATTATATGATGGGTGGAATTCATACTGATATTGATGGTGCAACTGAACTTCAAGGTGTGTGGGCTGCAGGTGAGGCAGCATGTAACAGTGTTCATGGTTCAAATCGACTTGGAGCAAATTCTACTTCTGAGTGTATAGTTTGGGGTAAAATCACTGGCAGTTTAGCAGTTGATTATATTGAAAAAAATAACTTGACTACTTCCTGGCCTCATCATTTAGTTGCAGCCGAGGAAAAAAGAATCTATGATGGAATATTTCGAGGTAATGGTGATGCTAATCCATATGAGGTTAAACAAGAACTAACTGATATTATGAATGATAAAGCATATGTTTTCAGAAACGAAAAGAATCTTGTCGAAGGACTAAAAAAAATACGTCAACTAAAAGAACAAACTTGGAAGCATGTCGATGACAAAGCAAATGAATACAATACTAACTTTTCAAATGTGATGGAACTCGATTCAATGTTTCGTGTTGCAGAAATTGTTTTGCTTGGAGCTATTAATAGAAAAGAATCACGTGGTGCACATGCAAGAACTGATTATCCAAAACGTGATGATGCAAACTTTTTACATCATACTCTAGCCTATTATGATCCTAAAGAACCAATTATGAAAACACATCCGGTAACAATTACTAAATATCAACCAGTTGAGAGGAAATACTAG
- a CDS encoding succinate dehydrogenase, with the protein MTNQDEHKEGIGGMINPRRYGIERVAYLLMRLSGLGLLAYFIGHIYETSSILKGQVGWNEFLALTQTNEGHAILAIVIAMCVFHTVNGIRVMLGHGGVGVGKPARPDYPYIPASQNIRHKMGIYSAIILAAIAMMYGLAVMFGE; encoded by the coding sequence ATGACTAATCAAGATGAACACAAAGAGGGCATTGGTGGAATGATCAATCCTCGAAGATATGGTATCGAAAGAGTAGCATATCTATTAATGAGATTAAGTGGGTTGGGATTATTGGCATATTTTATCGGTCACATCTATGAAACTAGTTCAATTTTAAAAGGTCAAGTTGGATGGAATGAATTTCTTGCTCTAACACAAACCAACGAAGGACATGCTATTTTAGCAATAGTTATCGCAATGTGTGTTTTCCACACTGTCAATGGAATTAGAGTGATGCTTGGACATGGAGGAGTTGGAGTAGGTAAACCTGCTAGACCTGATTATCCATACATTCCAGCCTCTCAAAACATTAGACACAAAATGGGAATTTATTCTGCAATAATTCTTGCTGCAATTGCGATGATGTATGGACTTGCGGTAATGTTTGGTGAATAA
- a CDS encoding isocitrate lyase/PEP mutase family protein: MLKTNKPLVIPGVYDAIGAKIAEKVGFEAMFQTGYGTSATLFGMPDYGFIGATETLDNARRICRAVSVPVIVDSDTGYGNALSVWKLVRELESAGASGIFLEDQRWPKRCGHMQGKEVISQEEYTEKLGAAIDARQSKDFIIVARTDARATEGLDAAIERGLQNKKTGADAVFIEAPRSLEEMKIIGKSIKAPLVANMIEGGTTPIMSAEILHKLGFKIILYPLSVLFANTFATMNILKELKKSGTTRKSKQKVVNFDQFNDLVELPKFQKLEKRYRFSKRE; the protein is encoded by the coding sequence ATGCTAAAAACAAACAAGCCACTTGTAATTCCAGGTGTGTATGATGCAATTGGAGCAAAAATTGCAGAAAAAGTAGGGTTTGAAGCTATGTTTCAAACAGGATATGGAACTTCAGCTACATTGTTTGGAATGCCAGACTATGGTTTCATTGGAGCAACTGAAACATTAGATAATGCAAGAAGAATATGTAGAGCCGTTTCAGTTCCAGTAATAGTTGATTCAGATACGGGTTATGGTAATGCATTAAGTGTTTGGAAATTGGTAAGGGAATTAGAATCAGCAGGTGCATCAGGGATTTTTCTAGAAGACCAAAGATGGCCAAAGAGATGTGGACATATGCAAGGAAAAGAAGTGATATCACAAGAAGAATACACCGAAAAATTGGGGGCAGCTATAGATGCAAGGCAAAGTAAAGATTTCATAATTGTTGCAAGGACTGATGCAAGAGCTACAGAAGGATTAGATGCAGCAATAGAACGTGGATTACAAAATAAAAAAACAGGGGCAGATGCAGTGTTTATTGAAGCACCTAGATCATTAGAAGAAATGAAAATAATTGGAAAATCCATCAAAGCACCTCTTGTAGCAAACATGATAGAGGGAGGTACAACTCCTATAATGTCAGCAGAAATATTACATAAATTAGGATTTAAAATTATTTTATATCCACTTTCAGTATTATTTGCTAATACTTTTGCAACTATGAACATTTTAAAAGAATTGAAAAAGTCAGGAACTACAAGGAAATCTAAACAAAAAGTTGTAAATTTTGATCAGTTCAATGATCTTGTAGAATTACCAAAATTCCAAAAATTAGAAAAGAGATATAGATTTTCAAAAAGAGAATAA
- a CDS encoding PadR family transcriptional regulator, with the protein MISEWFQRVGSSIPRGFSRYFILELLKKKAHTGKEIIDYAVEQSNGIWKPSPGLIYPLLGRLLDEELIEETKDGKYQLTKKGIETAEDVDKVNEIVRKQLDVLFRLGNVGRFVATDLLEKMSIIGSILSSNFANMTNEETEKYRKFLESELKKIDEKKIIKKGKEIKIE; encoded by the coding sequence ATGATTTCAGAATGGTTTCAAAGAGTAGGGAGTTCAATACCTAGAGGATTTTCAAGATATTTTATTTTAGAACTTCTAAAAAAGAAAGCACATACTGGAAAAGAGATCATAGATTACGCTGTAGAACAAAGTAACGGTATATGGAAACCTTCACCTGGTTTGATCTATCCGTTATTGGGAAGATTACTTGATGAAGAACTTATTGAAGAAACTAAAGATGGAAAGTACCAACTAACAAAAAAAGGGATAGAGACAGCAGAAGACGTTGACAAAGTAAATGAAATTGTTAGAAAGCAATTAGATGTTCTTTTTAGACTAGGAAATGTAGGAAGATTTGTTGCAACGGATTTGTTAGAAAAGATGTCCATAATTGGTTCAATTCTTAGCTCTAATTTTGCCAATATGACAAATGAGGAAACTGAGAAATATAGAAAATTCTTAGAATCAGAATTAAAGAAAATAGATGAGAAAAAAATTATCAAAAAAGGAAAAGAAATCAAAATAGAATAG
- a CDS encoding Gfo/Idh/MocA family protein, translating to MKIVQIGTGGWGKNHTRILSQLGVLSAVCDTNAERSKEYGEKYSVKHYNSLEDLIKFEEFDGAFVVTPTSTHTEIATKLLEAKKHVFVEKPMTYKSEDGQKIAELAKKNNLVLTCGYIERFNPAVDNVKKFVKEKKYGELVMLEFHRENRMPLHIKDVGIIYDTSVHDIDTANWLFDDMPQVVFARSGRINHEHEDFASIMLGYKNDKVAIISSNWITPKRVRTFTAVCTDAIITSDFISQEIKIEKKEETEIPRSDKQEPLLLEIQSFLGAIEGKNNLIVSSQQAVNVTKIAEAALLSSQKGIPIYLDLK from the coding sequence ATGAAAATTGTTCAGATTGGTACAGGGGGATGGGGGAAAAATCATACAAGAATTCTATCACAACTAGGTGTTCTTTCAGCAGTTTGTGATACTAATGCTGAAAGAAGTAAAGAGTATGGTGAAAAATATTCAGTTAAACATTATAATTCATTGGAAGATTTGATTAAATTTGAAGAATTTGATGGAGCATTTGTAGTAACTCCGACTTCAACACATACCGAAATTGCAACAAAATTGCTTGAAGCAAAAAAACATGTGTTTGTAGAAAAACCCATGACATACAAATCAGAAGATGGTCAAAAAATTGCAGAGTTGGCCAAAAAAAATAATTTAGTACTAACTTGTGGGTACATAGAACGATTTAATCCAGCAGTAGATAATGTGAAAAAATTTGTGAAAGAAAAAAAGTACGGAGAACTCGTAATGCTTGAATTTCACAGAGAAAATAGAATGCCTTTACATATCAAAGATGTTGGAATTATTTATGATACATCGGTTCATGACATAGATACTGCAAATTGGTTGTTTGATGATATGCCACAAGTAGTTTTTGCAAGATCAGGTAGAATAAATCATGAACATGAAGATTTTGCAAGTATTATGTTAGGATATAAAAATGATAAAGTAGCAATTATTTCATCAAATTGGATTACACCAAAAAGAGTTAGAACATTTACTGCAGTATGTACTGATGCAATAATTACATCGGATTTCATTTCCCAGGAAATAAAAATTGAGAAAAAAGAAGAAACGGAAATACCGCGAAGTGACAAACAGGAACCACTGCTACTTGAAATTCAAAGTTTTTTGGGAGCTATTGAAGGAAAAAATAATCTAATCGTAAGTTCACAACAAGCAGTAAACGTAACAAAAATAGCAGAAGCTGCACTTTTATCTAGCCAAAAAGGCATACCAATCTATCTGGATTTAAAATGA
- a CDS encoding succinate dehydrogenase/fumarate reductase iron-sulfur subunit: protein MAQESSLAEKNTMKKITLRIARFNPANDDAKKFMEFNISYEKWTTVLEAILDVKQHFDHSIAVRYSCRQATCGSCGMIINGKPRLACFTKISELNSNVVTVEPMNNFPIIRDLAVKFERLFDTHHKVKPYLIRDDTEISSSTKEFLQTPEELEQYIQFSNCIKCGLCNSACPTMATDSSFVGPQALAQAYRYVADSRDKGKDERLKIIDNSHGIWRCHFAGSCSQVCPKGVDPAMGIQLLRGYMLGFRS, encoded by the coding sequence ATGGCACAGGAATCTAGTTTGGCAGAAAAAAATACTATGAAAAAAATCACTTTACGTATTGCAAGGTTTAATCCTGCAAATGATGATGCCAAAAAATTTATGGAATTTAATATTTCATACGAAAAATGGACAACTGTATTAGAAGCAATTCTTGATGTTAAGCAACATTTTGATCATTCTATTGCAGTTAGATATTCTTGCAGACAAGCTACTTGTGGTTCATGTGGGATGATTATTAATGGAAAACCTAGATTGGCATGTTTTACAAAAATCAGCGAGCTGAATTCAAATGTTGTAACCGTTGAACCAATGAATAACTTTCCAATCATTCGTGATCTTGCAGTAAAGTTTGAACGACTATTTGATACTCATCATAAAGTAAAACCATACCTGATACGTGATGATACTGAAATTTCAAGTAGCACAAAAGAATTTCTTCAAACTCCTGAAGAGCTAGAACAATACATCCAATTCTCAAATTGTATTAAATGTGGATTATGCAATTCGGCATGTCCTACAATGGCAACAGACTCTTCATTTGTAGGTCCTCAGGCATTAGCCCAAGCATATCGATATGTCGCTGATAGTAGGGATAAAGGAAAAGACGAACGCCTAAAAATTATTGATAACTCTCATGGTATCTGGAGATGTCATTTTGCAGGCTCTTGTAGTCAAGTATGCCCAAAAGGAGTAGATCCAGCCATGGGCATCCAATTACTCCGCGGTTATATGTTGGGATTTAGAAGCTAA
- a CDS encoding HEAT repeat domain-containing protein, producing MKNIIEILDSGTVEEKIKNLEFLSDTNNIEIIQKIISKLDDADIKVRGEAFSALVLNENNISDLLVNNLKSQNKNIRGYTALVIANRNDANAISEIINLLDDQSSMVKACALGALGFLNAKEAKKAIYDSLSDSNLEVRKSALQAIIDLGYSLSESEIKELSKQQDSELKRLLVRIRKESGPKGI from the coding sequence ATGAAAAATATCATAGAAATTTTAGATTCAGGAACTGTTGAAGAAAAAATTAAAAATCTTGAATTTCTTTCTGATACAAATAATATAGAAATTATACAAAAAATAATTTCAAAATTAGATGATGCCGATATTAAAGTGAGAGGAGAAGCTTTTAGTGCACTAGTATTAAATGAAAATAATATTTCAGATTTATTGGTAAATAATTTGAAATCTCAAAATAAAAACATTAGAGGATACACAGCTTTAGTAATAGCTAATCGAAATGATGCTAATGCAATATCAGAAATTATCAATCTATTAGATGATCAAAGTTCGATGGTAAAAGCATGTGCTCTAGGAGCATTAGGATTTCTTAATGCAAAGGAAGCTAAAAAAGCAATTTATGATTCTCTGTCCGACTCTAATTTGGAAGTTAGAAAAAGTGCATTACAAGCAATTATTGATCTTGGATATTCATTATCAGAGAGTGAAATTAAAGAATTGTCTAAACAACAAGATTCAGAGTTGAAGAGATTGCTTGTAAGGATAAGAAAAGAAAGTGGACCGAAAGGGATTTGA